Within Bacillota bacterium, the genomic segment GCCGTTCACCGGGTAGTCAAAGTGGAGGGGCTTACCCCGAAGGCCGCCAACGTGCTGAAGCAGGAGATGCTGGCCCGGGGCGGGGAAGCGGCAGTGGCGCACGGCGCGGCGGACTGGTCGGTGGAGCGGACGGACGTCTTGCTGATGGGCACCCTGCGCCAGTACCGCCTGCTGGTGAGCAAGTTGAAGATGCAGCCCTTTGGCCTGGCCGAGCTGGGGAGGCAGCTGGAGGCGGTCCTGGCGTGCTGGGAAAGCGAGGGGCGCTGGCGGCTGGAGTGTGGACCCCACACCCTCGAGTTGGGGGCCAGGACCCTTGTCATGGGTATCCTGAACGTCACTCCCGATTCGTTCTCCGACGGCGGGCTGTACTTGGATGTGGAGGCTGCGGTCGCCAGGGCAAGGGAGATGGTCTCCCAGGGGGCAGACATAGTGGACGTGGGAGGGGAGTCGACGCGTCCGGGATCAACCCCTGTGTCGGAACAGGAGGAAATGGACCGGGTTCTGCCGGTCATCGAGCGCCTGGTCAGGGAACTGCCCGTCCCCATATCGGTGGACACGTATAAAGCCAGGGTGGCCAGGGAGGCCCTGCGCCTGGGGGCCCACATAGTCAATGACGTGGGGGGACTGCGGGCGGACCCCGAGATGGCCGGGGTGGTGGCCGAGTTCGGGGTACCCGTCGTAATCATGCACGGCCTCGCTGAGCACCGCCGAAAGGAGTGGCCGGAGTACAGGTCGGTGATGGATGCCCTGGGCGACTTCTTCTGGGAGAGCCTGGACTTGGCGGAACGGGCGGGCATATCCCGGGATCTCGTGATCATCGATCCGGGGATCGGGTTTGGAAAGAAGGCCGAGCACAACCTGGAAATAATAGCCAAGTTGCGCGAACTGAGGAGCTTCGGCCGGCCTATTCTGCTCGGGCCCTCGCGGAAAAGGGTCGTGGGCGACGTGCTTGGCCTGCCGGTCGAGGAGCGGCTGGAGGGCACGGCTGCTGCGGTGGCGCTGGGCATTGCGAACGGAGCCGATATTGTCCGGGTGCACGATGTGAAAGAGATGGTGCGGGTAGCCCGAATGGCCGACGCCATCGTGCGCCGTCCGGCCGGGGGGCAATGGGGTGGCTGACCGGATCATCCTCAAGGGCATGACCTTTTATGGCTACCACGGTGTCTTGCCCGGGGAGAAAGTGGCGGGACAACCGTTTGTCGTTGACCTGGTCCTGTACCTGGATCTCGACCGGGCGGGGAGGCGTGACGATCTGGCTTGCACGGTGGACTACTCCCGAGTGTTTGAGGCGGTGAGGCGGGTCGTCGAAGGTGAGCGCTTCGACCTGATCGAGACACTGGCCACGACCATAGCTGAGCGAGTCCTGGCCAGCTTCCCGGTGGAGGCAGTGCGGGTTCGGGTCAAGAAGCCGATGGCCCCGGTGGGAGGGATCATGGAGTACGCGGCAGTGGACGTGCGGAGGAGGAGGAGGAGATAGAGTTGACCGTGGTTTACCTGGGCCTGGGGGCCAACCTGGGAGATCGAGAGGAGATGCTGGCCCGGGCGGCGGCCAGGCTGGATGCCCACCCTGCCATCCGGGTGCTCAGGCGTTCCTCCCTTTACGAGACGGAACCGGTGGGCCCGGCAGGACAACCCTGGTACCTGAATGCGGTCCTGGAGGCGGAAACGTCCCTGTCTCCTCTGGAGCTGCTCGGTATCTGCAAGCAGATCGAGGCCGACTTGGGCAGGAAGCGGGGGGTACGCTGGGGACCACGCCCCATCGACATAGATGTACTGCTGTTCGGTCATTTTCAGATATCCACGCCGGATCTGGTCATTCCCCATCCCGAGCTGCGTAAGCGCGCGTTTGTACTGGTGCCTCTGGCCGAGATCGCACCGGACCTCGTGCTCCCCGGGGGAGGTACCGTCAGGTCGGTACTGGCCGTGTTGGATGACCCGCATCGGGTTTGTCTCCACCGGGAAGCGTGGCCGGCCCCAGGCGAGCCTGCCCGCGCGTATTGACTTGCTCTGGCCAAAAGAGGGTCTAATGGCCTAAGGGTCGTATGTGTGCTCGGACGGAATTTGGTTCCGCCATTCCGAAATAAGGGAGCAGGCGCTGGACGTGGCGGGCACCAGATGCCGACCTCCGCGTGGAGGAGAGATGTGGAAAGCACGAGTCATCGCTGGGCCCCGGCATCGGATTGGCGGTCGGCTCAGTGTGTCCTGCGGGTCGTGGCGGAGCGGGTGAGGCAGCGAGCCGAGGATCCGTTGGCCGTGTCCGGTAAAGGCCCGGACTTCGGCCTGCGCTTTCGCGCGTGAGAGCATGCCGCAACCGTAGCTCGACGAATACACCCGGAGGTGGTCACGCGCACTCAGGAAGTGGAAGCGCATCTGGAGTTCCTCCTCGAGGGTGCCGCAGCTCAGATTATTTGATGGTCGCCACCTCCCGGGAGCGCCGGGAGACACGCCCGAGGGCCTGCCTGTTCCAGGATGACTGTCTTCCAGCCGGCTCGAGCTACCAACACGCCTGCCACGAGGTTGTTGTGCCCTGCTGCCACCAGTACCACTGATTACTGCGCTACTGCGCCTGCCCTCGTGGTCCCCCGACAGCAGGTGTCTCCTTGGACGCCAGGCCCGAGCTTACCTGGGATGTGCGACAGTACGGTATAATGTAGTAGTGTAGTAGTTGGGGTTGCAGACCGGCCAGGAGCGGCTGCCGTGACACAGGTTACCCTCGAACTGTACTCGTTTTTCAGACTTAACTTCGCGGCGCTGTACTTCGCCTATGGCCTGACGTTCTTTCTCATGGGGTTTGCAGTCCTTCTGGAGGAACGCTCCTTCCATTACAGCGCCTTCCGCCTGGCCCAAAGCCTGAGGTTCCTGGGGGTCTTCGGCTTACTGCACGGGTTGGCGGAGTGGGGATTCGTATTCATCCCACTGCACGCCGAGTACGCTTCCTCGATTACGGTGATCGGGCTTCGTGTTCTTGACCTTTGCCTCGTCGCCACATCTTACCTGTTCCTGTTCATGTTCGGGTCTCGTCTCCTGGCCTCTTCGTCGCCCAGGGCGCGTCTTTTGCAGTGGATTCCACTACCGGTTTTTGCCATCTGGTTTACCAATTTCTTGCTGTTCAGGCTCCTTACCGGTTCAGGCACGGAGTGGTGGCTTCAGACCAGCGAGACGTGGGCACGTTATCTGCTGGGCTTGCCCGGAGCGGTGCTGAGCTCCGCCGGCCTTGTAGCACAGCGCCGGGAGGTGGGAATGCTCAACATCCCCCGGATTACCGGAAACCTGGTGCGGGCGGCCGTGGTGTTTGCCATTTACGCATTCTCCGGCGGCCTGGTAGTGCCACCCGCCCCCTTTCCTCCGGCCTCCCTCATCAACACAGAATCCTTCTTCGCCACCACCGGTGTTCCCATACAAGTGTTCCGGGCGTTGTGTGGGTTGGCGATGGCGTTCTTCGTTA encodes:
- the folP gene encoding dihydropteroate synthase, which produces AVHRVVKVEGLTPKAANVLKQEMLARGGEAAVAHGAADWSVERTDVLLMGTLRQYRLLVSKLKMQPFGLAELGRQLEAVLACWESEGRWRLECGPHTLELGARTLVMGILNVTPDSFSDGGLYLDVEAAVARAREMVSQGADIVDVGGESTRPGSTPVSEQEEMDRVLPVIERLVRELPVPISVDTYKARVAREALRLGAHIVNDVGGLRADPEMAGVVAEFGVPVVIMHGLAEHRRKEWPEYRSVMDALGDFFWESLDLAERAGISRDLVIIDPGIGFGKKAEHNLEIIAKLRELRSFGRPILLGPSRKRVVGDVLGLPVEERLEGTAAAVALGIANGADIVRVHDVKEMVRVARMADAIVRRPAGGQWGG
- the folB gene encoding dihydroneopterin aldolase, yielding MADRIILKGMTFYGYHGVLPGEKVAGQPFVVDLVLYLDLDRAGRRDDLACTVDYSRVFEAVRRVVEGERFDLIETLATTIAERVLASFPVEAVRVRVKKPMAPVGGIMEYAAVDVRRRRRR
- the folK gene encoding 2-amino-4-hydroxy-6-hydroxymethyldihydropteridine diphosphokinase yields the protein MVYLGLGANLGDREEMLARAAARLDAHPAIRVLRRSSLYETEPVGPAGQPWYLNAVLEAETSLSPLELLGICKQIEADLGRKRGVRWGPRPIDIDVLLFGHFQISTPDLVIPHPELRKRAFVLVPLAEIAPDLVLPGGGTVRSVLAVLDDPHRVCLHREAWPAPGEPARAY
- a CDS encoding histidine kinase dimerization/phosphoacceptor domain-containing protein, producing MTQVTLELYSFFRLNFAALYFAYGLTFFLMGFAVLLEERSFHYSAFRLAQSLRFLGVFGLLHGLAEWGFVFIPLHAEYASSITVIGLRVLDLCLVATSYLFLFMFGSRLLASSSPRARLLQWIPLPVFAIWFTNFLLFRLLTGSGTEWWLQTSETWARYLLGLPGAVLSSAGLVAQRREVGMLNIPRITGNLVRAAVVFAIYAFSGGLVVPPAPFPPASLINTESFFATTGVPIQVFRALCGLAMAFFVIRTLEIFDVEVRRRLDEAERRQAVYQERERIGRDLHDGVIQSIYAIGLSLENCAYLVDESTERAKAEIGRIMERLNGLI